From the genome of Terriglobales bacterium, one region includes:
- a CDS encoding polysaccharide ABC transporter ATP-binding protein, which produces MGRLTSRFHRNGDSFQSADRGTIWALRNVSFEIKHGEVVGLIGRNGAGKSTALKLLSRITEPTEGHAQVRGRVGSLLEVGTGFHHELSGRENIFLTGAILGMRKAEIERKFDAIVDFAEVEKFLDTPVKRYSSGMYVRLAFAVAVHLTAEILLVDEVLAIGDAQFQKKCFERVRNIGSSGRTILFVSHNMAAMRQICNRGIVLDRGNLIADGDIDEVTDQYLSSVDSATMRGGQYETPSCVLHEVGIRSLTGPVIKTFDRVEVRVGFTAKVKLRDPGLYICFQGLDNHRIAGVISNDLKTFPPVEAGESIELGFVIDDFPLLAGTYNLEVQFRDSEEHKYEFVPTLFRFDVVETPVYGGHKIDHWFGTVGLKATPLQERRAEHAASHD; this is translated from the coding sequence ATGGGGCGTCTCACCTCACGCTTTCATCGAAACGGAGACTCTTTCCAATCTGCCGATCGCGGAACGATCTGGGCTTTGCGAAATGTCTCGTTTGAGATCAAGCACGGCGAAGTGGTGGGGCTCATAGGCCGCAACGGGGCGGGGAAAAGCACAGCTTTGAAACTGCTGTCGCGGATCACCGAACCGACCGAAGGCCATGCCCAAGTGAGAGGACGGGTGGGCTCGTTGCTGGAGGTAGGCACGGGTTTTCACCACGAGTTATCGGGTCGGGAAAACATCTTCCTGACCGGGGCCATCCTGGGCATGCGCAAAGCGGAAATCGAGCGGAAGTTCGACGCGATCGTGGATTTCGCGGAGGTCGAGAAATTTCTCGACACGCCGGTCAAGCGTTATTCCAGCGGCATGTACGTGCGGCTGGCATTCGCCGTCGCCGTCCATCTGACAGCTGAGATTCTGCTGGTGGACGAAGTGCTGGCGATCGGCGACGCGCAATTCCAGAAGAAGTGTTTCGAGCGGGTCAGGAACATCGGCTCGTCGGGACGCACCATCCTGTTTGTCAGCCACAACATGGCGGCGATGCGGCAGATCTGCAACCGGGGGATCGTTCTGGATCGCGGGAACCTGATCGCGGATGGTGATATTGATGAAGTCACCGACCAATACCTTTCGTCGGTGGATTCGGCCACCATGAGGGGAGGACAGTATGAAACTCCCAGTTGCGTGTTACATGAAGTCGGAATCCGGTCTCTCACCGGGCCGGTGATCAAGACCTTCGACCGAGTCGAGGTGCGGGTCGGATTTACGGCGAAGGTGAAGTTGAGAGACCCCGGGTTGTACATCTGTTTCCAGGGGCTGGACAATCACCGGATTGCGGGCGTGATCTCCAACGATCTGAAGACGTTTCCTCCGGTGGAGGCCGGTGAGAGCATCGAACTGGGATTCGTGATCGACGATTTCCCGTTGCTTGCCGGAACCTACAACCTGGAGGTGCAATTCCGGGACAGCGAGGAACACAAATACGAATTTGTGCCGACCCTGTTCCGATTCGACGTGGTCGAAACTCCCGTGTATGGAGGCCACAAAATCGACCACTGGTTCGGCACCGTGGGATTGAAGGCGACCCCGCTGCAAGAGAGACGAGCCGAGCACGCAGCCAGTCATGACTAG
- a CDS encoding class I SAM-dependent methyltransferase has translation MTRIEAANETAEPGGTLFSRAAAMMQPWLTSFAALRANPYDWAREGLLRNRGRLMQRAYRLPAVQLSSLASVADCRSEAILDRILLPPFCAGRHDDFSALMSIVKAQQPRIVVELGTSYGNTVANICRVCPEARVYTVNALPEQITGTLITHALTREEIGSVYRRQGFSSQVEQIYCDTLNLDLSKYLSEPVADLAIVDACHDPRHVINDFHKVAPYMRRQGIVLLHDTHPSMRGHLWGSYMGCMKLRMNGYEIQHVSGTWWGVWRNPGAAQS, from the coding sequence ATGACTAGGATTGAAGCGGCCAACGAAACGGCGGAACCCGGCGGGACACTGTTTTCGCGGGCGGCTGCCATGATGCAGCCGTGGCTGACTTCTTTTGCAGCGTTGCGGGCGAATCCCTACGACTGGGCTCGCGAAGGCCTGTTGCGTAATCGCGGCCGTCTGATGCAACGGGCTTACCGCCTGCCTGCAGTGCAGTTGTCGTCGCTTGCTTCCGTGGCGGATTGCCGAAGCGAGGCCATCCTGGACCGCATTCTGTTGCCTCCGTTTTGCGCCGGCAGGCATGACGACTTTTCAGCGCTGATGAGTATCGTGAAGGCGCAGCAACCCCGCATCGTGGTGGAACTGGGAACTTCCTATGGCAACACGGTGGCGAATATCTGCCGGGTGTGCCCGGAAGCGCGGGTGTACACGGTCAATGCGCTGCCGGAGCAGATCACCGGCACGCTGATCACCCACGCCCTCACTCGCGAAGAGATCGGGAGCGTGTATCGCCGCCAGGGATTCTCAAGCCAGGTCGAGCAGATCTACTGCGACACACTGAACCTGGATTTGTCGAAATACCTGAGCGAACCGGTGGCTGACCTGGCGATTGTGGATGCATGCCACGATCCGAGGCACGTGATCAATGATTTTCACAAGGTTGCGCCGTATATGAGGCGGCAAGGAATCGTGCTCCTCCATGACACACATCCATCGATGAGAGGGCACCTGTGGGGAAGCTACATGGGGTGCATGAAATTACGAATGAACGGTTACGAAATCCAGCATGTCAGCGGCACATGGTGGGGAGTCTGGCGCAATCCAGGCGCGGCGCAATCATGA